The Acipenser ruthenus chromosome 27, fAciRut3.2 maternal haplotype, whole genome shotgun sequence genome includes a window with the following:
- the LOC117426076 gene encoding trypsin-3-like, translated as MNQFLIIKLIFLKLLVVNCQDISTGRIIGGYVPAPHSIRYIVSIQTTGGAHFCGGSLINRYWVLTAAHCNIGCDQMVIVAGDYSLNTYDGTEQYFQPLRMISHPQYDNKTNNADIMLIKLKRPVKLNGYVTIVALPRHEASLSEGRVCRVSGWGYTSTAGGQIPNTLRTVKLPIVSSSRCNSTESFNGNITYSMICAGYNSGGKDACKGDSGGPLVCEGRVYGIVSWGNGCADPRYPGVYTAVAAFRRWIDRTIFSSNGRCPQQ; from the exons ATGAACCAATTCCTCATCATAAAACTGATCTTCCTAAAGCTACTTGTCGTGAACT GTCAAGACATCAGCACGGGTCGCATCATAGGAGGCTATGTCCCTGCACCTCATTCAATCAGGTACATCGTGTCAATACAGACGACAGGAGGGGCACACTTTTGTGGAGGATCGTTAATAAACAGATATTGGGTTTTGACGGCAGCCCACTGCAATATTGG ATGTGACCAGATGGTAATAGTTGCAGGAGACTATTCTCTTAATACGTATGATGGCACTGAGCAGTACTTTCAACCTCTGCGTATGATCTCTCATCCACAATACGACAACAAAACCAACAATGCAGACATCATGCTCATTAAG CTCAAGAGGCCGGTGAAACTCAATGGCTATGTTACGATTGTGGCTCTGCCTCGCCACGAGGCTTCCCTTTCTGAAGGGCGCGTCTGCAGGGTGTCAGGGTGGGGCTACACCAGCACTGCAGGAGGACAGATTCCCAACACACTGAGGACTGTCAAGCTACCCATCGTCTCCTCCTCCAGGTGTAACAGCACAGAGTCTTTTAATGGAAACATTACATACAGCATGATCTGTGCTGGCTATAACTCAGGAGGCAAGGATGCATGCAAG GGGGACTCAGGCGGGCCGCTGGTTTGTGAAGGCCGGGTTTATGGCATTGTGTCCTGGGGAAACGGCTGCGCGGACCCCCGATACCCCGGAGTCTACACAGCTGTGGCTGCGTTTAGAAGATGGATTGACAGAACTATCTTCAGCTCCAATGGAAGATGTCCCCAGCAGTAG
- the LOC117426077 gene encoding trypsin → MGVLYLHITALLPLFVLRGFCEQKIIGGYEVTPYSIKYQASIQFRSSHYCGGTLIHPQWVLSAAHCLRPAKYLSVVLSEHSLAENEGFEQVINVSRAIVYNYYNPSTFNGDIMLLKLEQPAHLNAYVQTAPLPEYYSSIPLGTVCTVSGWGVTYVYSYTLSDDLRAVQVPVISPSTCNIMYFGKITDNMVCAGSYTGGKDSCQGDSGGPLICDGVIQGIVSWGISCANARFPGVYTKVANYVPWIQLVIANY, encoded by the exons ATGGGTGTACTCTATTTGCATATAACAGCTCTTCTGCCGTTGTTCGTTTTAAGAG GATTCTGTGAGCAGAAGATCATTGGGGGGTATGAGGTAACTCCCTACTCTATCAAATACCAGGCTTCCATCCAGTTCCGATCCTCACATTACTGTGGTGGGACCTTGATTCACCCCCAGTGGGTCCTGTCTGCAGCCCACTGTCTGCGGCC ggccaagtacctcAGTGTGGTTCTAAGTGAACACTCTTTGGCAGAGAATGAGGGCTTTGAGCAGGTGATCAATGTTTCTAGAGCTATTGTTTATAACTACTACAACCCATCCACATTCAACGGTGACATCATGCTGCTGAAG CTTGAACAGCCAGCTCATCTTAATGCCTATGTTCAAACAGCCCCCCTTCCCGAGTATTACAGTTCCATCCCTCTAGGCACTGTGTGCACAGTGAGTGGATGGGGGGTGACCTACGTCTACAGCTACACCCTGTCTGATGACCTCCGAGCAGTCCAGGTCCCTGTGATCTCTCCTAGCACCTGTAATATCATGTACTTTGGGAAAATCACAGATAACATGGTCTGTGCTGGATCGTACACTGGAGGAAAAGACTCATGTCAA GGGGACTCTGGGGGACCGTTGATCTGTGATGGTGTAATTCAAGGCATTGTTTCCTGGGGAATAAGCTGTGCCAATGCACGCTTCCCTGGGGTTTACACAAAGGTGGCCAACTATGTGCCATGGATACAACTAGTAATAGCAAACTACTGA